One Aegilops tauschii subsp. strangulata cultivar AL8/78 chromosome 2, Aet v6.0, whole genome shotgun sequence genomic window, CCCTCGTTATCGTTTGCTCGACATCTTGTCGAGGGCTGTAGTTGATGGACTCTAGAGATGAGAAATTGGATCTTTTGCCTCACTTTTCTTCTAACTTTGATCCAACACCCCCTCTAGAGATGTATTGCTCAGAGAAAAGTGTAAGTATGTCTGCAACGAAGTGTAAAGATTGATAGCATCAATATATGTTTAATGTTTCTTTCAGAAATTGCACGTATGTAAACTTGTACTATCTCTTTGGAAACAGACGAACACACCTCGTACTATCAAACTTACAGAATCTTACATGTTTGATCACCCAGAGCAGTAGACAGAGCTTCTGAACGCATTACAGTATCATACACACATCAAAGGGCCTACAGGCTATAACTAACAATGCTCCTATAATTCTATACCCACCAAGGCGAGGTgaggtgggggtgggggaggacaAGGGAACCTCCTGTGTTCATTTGCATGTCGTAATCAGTCCAGAGAAGAACGGCCATATCTCCAGCTATTGTGGGATCGTCGGCTGAACTGCTGCGGCGCGAAGCTTAGCCCAAACATCTCCCTCAGCGCCTTTCCTGGCTCCAGGAGGCCGATCAATCGGGCGACAAGGGAAGCGCTCTCCCTGACATGCTCGAGGTTTTTGGTTTCGGTCCAAAGGCGACGTGCCACCTGAAGCCTTCTCCTCTTGGAGGACAGCGAAACTCCCCATTTGGTGTACATGCTCTCTCTTTCCTCGATCGAGAGCCGCTTCTGCATTTGCCTGCAGAGCATCTCCCTCTCACGTTGCAACTTCCTGGCACTACATATCGGAGTAGTTTCCGTCAGGAGGAATTCAGAGTGTTGTAATGCAGAGAAGTGAGAAATGTGGCTTACCTTGAAACCAGAGAAGTGTTCGGGCTACCAGCCACGACTTTGCTTTCCATGCCACCATTGCCATAGGTGTCTTTAAGGAAAGATAGCCTCCTTATCTCCACTTCCATGTAGATGGAGTCGGCTGGATCTCCTTTAAACAACAAGAAAAAGTAGGTTCTGTGAACCAATGAAGCATAGCATGCATGCCAAAGGTCAATGATCTCTTGCTGTTTCCTCTCAAATTCCAGTGGCCATCGCGAAGGTGATTGCAAGGCATCCATGATTGGATCTAGTCCAACGCTCCTGACAGTTCCTTCTGCTATTTCTCCGTTAACATACTgaaaaacattttttttaaatggtATTCAAAATTTGCACATCATATTACCCCAATGTGCTGTGCTGATAGAATAATAATAACATTGCAAAGACAAGTAAATAGTTCCACACCTGACCCCCGAGTTGCTTCTGATACTGAGCCATTTCTTTCAGTTCAGCAACAAATTCACCTATGCCGGTAAATTCTGTGTCGCCTGCAATAGAACCGTTTGCCTTGGGTCCACCCCTCGTAGTAGTAATTTCAGAAAGCATTGACCCTGCCCGTGACAGAGTTTCACTCTCTGCATCAAAGTTCAGCGCAGAGCCCCTTCTTTGACCCCCTTCGGGTCTCCCAGGGAAGTCCATGAATCTTCGGCTCGGTGGTGTGCAATCATCCTTCTCCAGGTTTTCAAACAGAGTAGAGCCCATCAGAGACCTACAGCTCCTACTTCTCACAATTCCTCTAGATCTAGATGGGTTTCGTGTTGAAGACCCTAGATCTTCGACAAGATTGGCAAAAGGTTTTCTGACAGTCTCTAGATGTTGCTCCAGGGTAACAGTAGATACATCGCCGTGTCTAGAGTCATCATTTCCATGTGTGCTAGCACCCACATTAGAATCTTGCAAGATATTGCTCCCAATAGCTGACGAGTCCAGACCATTTTTTCCTTCTGTTTCATTGGTCTCTATGCACCGTACTTCTTTGCAAACATCGTCTGAATCCTCATTTGATATCTGATAAACGTCATCTCTGCTGGTGGTTGGGGGCATCCCACTGAATGGAGGACTGCTGACTGAATAACTCAATGGGGTAGCAAACTGCACATTATTTTCAGACTGTTGAGACCCAACTTCCCTTTGTGCTGCGCGGCGTCCTTGGAACCTGAAGTTTTGTACATTGTCAACTACTTCTGATGATTCGGTTGTTGATATCTGATCTTCACATGGCTGGGGCACATCAAAGGTGAAGTTCCTCCCAGAAGCCTACATGTACATAAGAGAGAAAGCAAAAACTTAAATGGTTATGACACAACCAGAAAGACTAGTTAACTAGGAACTAAGAAAGTGTGTATACCAGGGGACGCTTTGAAACATGGTTATCTCCAACAACCTGGAGCAAATCCTGTAGCCTAGATTGAGCCAGATCACGCTGTACCTTCAATTCCTTAATTTCTTTCTCCATCTGCAAGGAAGGGTCTATTGAACTTCTACACCATCACAAGAAGAGAAGGTGTATTTGGACACTTTAAGGTAACTGGCATGGTAAAAGATGCATGGAACATACATAGAAACAGTGGTTTACTAGGATATCTAATTCAAGGTTTTGTACCCAGGAGCACATGTTAAgtgaagaaaaaaaactaaaatgtCAAAATATTTTGAAAAACTTCAAATGTCCATGTTCATCTTTTCTATATGTGTTATAATTTTCATGGAAAAACAGTAAGCTCTGTGACTTGTGTTTAAAACTATGGATCTGTTTCCTATAATGTACAAAAAGAAGACACCCACATAAATGGCAGAAGTAGCATTTACCTTTCGGATGTGATTATCTTTTTCCTTAACCAATGCTTCAAGACTTGAATAGGTAGCTGGACATCGCAGTTCACTCTCTAACCTGGCAAGTTCTCTTTGTAAATGCTTAACTAGGGCTTTATCAGACATGACTACATTAACCTGCGCATTTGTAACTACTTCCTTTGCACAGCTTGCAAATAGCAGGGTATTTCTTGATTGCTCCATGTAGCTTCGGGCTGGGCTCATTGTGCAAATAATTGCAGTCCTTGCATTACCTCCCAGAGAAGGTTGTAATATGCGTGTGAGCTTTGAATCCCGATATGGTATGTGTCCATTTCTTACCTTGCTGCATAGGTGAAACCAAGTAAATAATATAAATGGAAGCTAGAACAAGACTTTTTAACCAAGAGAAATTTTCCATTGAAATTCAACACTGCAGAAAATATTGAATTAGGGATGTAACCTTAGCTTACGAATGACAGTTCCTAGGGTAAGTAAACTTCTATTAATATGACAACCTTCCTTCAGCCTAGCACCAGCTGACAGTGCCTGAGATGCACGTTCACTTCCTGCCAAATCAACAAAGTTCTGCACATGACAACAGAAGATGCTGTCACTTCTTCGTATGTAAAAAATAAATATTACCAAAAAGTAAATCTTTGTTCTTAGTTCTTACCACACTGGCCGCAAGTGTCGTTGACTTGTCCTTACCCAAGAATTCACGAGCAGAACTTTCGATAGTCTGAAACAATCGATAAACAAATCAGGAATAGTGATCTTATGTAACACAAAATATACTGAAGCCTTCCTTTTTACATGCAACAAAGTAGTGGACAAACCAATTTAAGGATTTGATGCGATCTGGAGCTGTTTTCGTTTAAGTATGTCTCTCCAGTTCTCCTTTGAGCTGGTACAAGAACACATCAAACAAATAAGATGAGGATAATCACCACATATATATTGGTAAACTAATACAAACAACATCCCACCTTCACACACAGAAATAAGTTCCTTGAGGTGGTTCCAGTCCCTCAGTATCACCTCTTTAAGGTTCTCTACATAAGTCCCCTTCTGTAGAATATACAGTACCAGGCCATTAGTAATTCAGGGGAACAAGAGGATTTAGAGAAAAAAACAAGTAGGAGTGTTCTGACCTCTGCGTCATCCCAAAGTCTAAGAGAAGTGCTTTCTGAACTAAGAAGATCCCTTACAACTTCGTTATATATTTCTATTGCAGAGAATTTCAACACAAATGCTCTCTCCTCGTGCTGCAAAAGATGTCAGCATATTTCAGACCAGTGGTTACAGATTCGGACCAAAGCTGTGACCAGATGAAAGAAGGTGTTTAATTACCCGGCCAATGTAAGCATAAATATCTGATACTGTACATTCCGTTATTCCAGTCATGGTGTATGTCTTCCCACTACTTGTTTGACCATATGCAAAGATACTGGCTGTTGCAGACAAAAGAAAATTATTCAGTGAGCCGGCCGCTTTGATTTAAGCAGATAGGAGAAAAATAGGCAGAATGTCTGCACTTAACAGTTGATGCCACTAACTACAGAGAGGGCAACCTCCTTGGCCCCTTGCTCGTACACTTCTTTGGTATCGCAGTCAGAACGGAATACCCTGTCTGTAATTGGATAGAGTTTTGTCAAAGTCTCAAAGCAGATACACATAATATCACAACTGAAAGTGAGTCAACTTTGTGCAGAGCCTTATTGTGGAAGAAACGAGCTAAAGTCCCAGTGATTATATGATGAAACTCATCACAAACTAAAATTAATAGGTTTGATTTGTACAAAATCTGAACATTTCAGTTCCATGTGAGTTTTCATAAATGATAAGTAGCTCTCTTTAACCTAAAGAATCATTCTCCAAGATGTTCCTGTCAGAACATGAGCAGTAATCAGCTTGATCGAGGTGTTTTGGTTGCCAGTAACAAAAATATATCCCATCTACAGTGAAAATTTACCCATGATCTGTAATTGGTACTCCAGACATGTAGTATTTGACATCCTAATCAGTTTAAACCAATACACAAATACACAGTCTCTAAAACGCTAGTGAGATACAGTATAGTAATAATTATGGGGCCTATGATAACAGAAACAGCAGAAGTAATGAACTAAAGACAAAGAAAAACATGCACAGCACAGCTTTGATGTCAGCAAAAAAGATGAGGGGCACGATGCACCAACCAAAGGAGTAGGCAGTCGGAGCCGTTGGCCGGTCCGGGAAGGCGCTCCGGGCGATGACGGTGGTGTCGCTGATGCACTCCCACTCGGACGGATCCCCGCGCGCAACCTCCTTGTCGCTCAGCGGCCTGAGCCTCACCGAAACCAGTATCTTCTCCAGCTTCCCGGCGGTGCCATTGACCACCTCGCCTCCGTCCACATTATCCCACTGCGCCATCTCGTCGCCCCCAATCGCCCCCATCTCACCACTCACTCTCTGTCCCTGCTCCCCCTCTCCCCTGCCCTACACCATCTGCAACCATAAGTCCATAACACCATTAATTATCACGCTGGCCAAGAGAAAACAAATGAGCCGGAGCACATGAATGCGGAATAATTGGAAGCAGCAGAGGGGGAACCCATCAAGGAACCTGTCCTGCTCCTGCGAATTGTGGCGGGGAGCAGCCGGGCAGGAGCATTGAGTGGTTGGCCCAGTAGGTGGAGGAGAATGCAAGCATTCCTCCCCGGCCGCGGGTCCCCGGCGGGCGTCGTCGCGGGTGATTCGGACGGGTGGATGGTGGTTAGGGCGTCGCCTAGCACAGTGAAACCGCACTAATAGTCAGGCCAAATCTAGCACCGACTGGCAGCGCAGCTACTCGCGCCGATGTTGACCGCCCTGCTAGCTGCTTCCCTAGGACGCTCCTGCAGACATATTCTATCGCCCCACCGACGGAGATACCCACGCCGCGCCGGGATCACATGGCGATTTGGCTCAACTACCCGGGGCCTAGTTAAGCGAGAATGCGAGATCGCGCCGCTGACGGAAGGAAATAACTAGCGGCGACCTGCCGGCCTATACGCGTCTGTACGTGAATATGTAATGCTCAGGCGACAGGGACAGGGACAGGGAAGGAAGTAAATAATGGCGGGGGATTTACCAGGACTACAGGCAGGCGCTCGCCGCCGAAGGGCCTGCGGCGTCCGCCGGCACGGAGCAGGGTCCGGCCTCCGCCTCGGCGGCCCCCATGGGCTGGCGTGGTGGCAGTGGCTGCGCTGGGGAGTTCGCCTGTGTTGCGAGGCAGAATCGGAGGCCACGAGAGGAGCGAGGTGGTTTCGCGACTCGCGAGAGCAGCGGCAGCGAACTGGACTGGCGGCCACCGCGGAGCGGAACGGAACGGCAGCACGGCACCACCTCCACTCCACCTTCACCACGATCTGGACTGGCTGGCCGTTTTGGGGGGTTATCGTAGACGACGGTTGCTTTCCTTTTTGCCTCccttttttttattcttttttttacACACGGGAATCGACTCGACCCGCCAGGGGGAGGCCGCCGATTCCTTCCTTTGTCCCCACCCCCTTTTGGCtgcctttttctttttatttaattTTACTTTACTTTTTTACTTTCTCTGTGCCTCCATTTTTGCGCGAAGGCCCTCCTCCTCTTTGGCTCTTTGCGCAGCCTTACAGCCTTGAAAAGCACTGCTACCGG contains:
- the LOC109753274 gene encoding kinesin-like protein KIN-7F — encoded protein: MGAIGGDEMAQWDNVDGGEVVNGTAGKLEKILVSVRLRPLSDKEVARGDPSEWECISDTTVIARSAFPDRPTAPTAYSFDRVFRSDCDTKEVYEQGAKEVALSVVSGINSSIFAYGQTSSGKTYTMTGITECTVSDIYAYIGRHEERAFVLKFSAIEIYNEVVRDLLSSESTSLRLWDDAEKGTYVENLKEVILRDWNHLKELISVCEAQRRTGETYLNENSSRSHQILKLTIESSAREFLGKDKSTTLAASVNFVDLAGSERASQALSAGARLKEGCHINRSLLTLGTVIRKLSKVRNGHIPYRDSKLTRILQPSLGGNARTAIICTMSPARSYMEQSRNTLLFASCAKEVVTNAQVNVVMSDKALVKHLQRELARLESELRCPATYSSLEALVKEKDNHIRKMEKEIKELKVQRDLAQSRLQDLLQVVGDNHVSKRPLASGRNFTFDVPQPCEDQISTTESSEVVDNVQNFRFQGRRAAQREVGSQQSENNVQFATPLSYSVSSPPFSGMPPTTSRDDVYQISNEDSDDVCKEVRCIETNETEGKNGLDSSAIGSNILQDSNVGASTHGNDDSRHGDVSTVTLEQHLETVRKPFANLVEDLGSSTRNPSRSRGIVRSRSCRSLMGSTLFENLEKDDCTPPSRRFMDFPGRPEGGQRRGSALNFDAESETLSRAGSMLSEITTTRGGPKANGSIAGDTEFTGIGEFVAELKEMAQYQKQLGGQYVNGEIAEGTVRSVGLDPIMDALQSPSRWPLEFERKQQEIIDLWHACYASLVHRTYFFLLFKGDPADSIYMEVEIRRLSFLKDTYGNGGMESKVVAGSPNTSLVSSARKLQREREMLCRQMQKRLSIEERESMYTKWGVSLSSKRRRLQVARRLWTETKNLEHVRESASLVARLIGLLEPGKALREMFGLSFAPQQFSRRSHNSWRYGRSSLD